Part of the Henckelia pumila isolate YLH828 chromosome 2, ASM3356847v2, whole genome shotgun sequence genome is shown below.
TGCGGGATAGCCATGGATGCCTCTTATCCAATTATTGAATATTAAAACAATTGTTTCCAAAGCCATTTTTGGTGTCTCGTAGTAATTGCATTTGCATGCATGTGCATGCTCCAACTGCATGTATATGAACTTACAAATTATCAGtttgctcttttttttttttttttttttaaacttctgATCATGTTTTTCCGATTACTTCTACGACTACCAAATTCAGATAATGAAGTGTACGTTATCTTCTACAATTGAGCAAGTTTTTCATTGTATGATAAATCTTTACACTTATATGGTACGTAAAACTGCGACTTCATAGTAGATAACACGAAATGGAGTCGCGGTTTCAACTTTCAAGACATAAATGTTTACATGTCGTATATAACAAAAGTAATAattgatatttaatataatatatatatatatatattattatctatattcattaactaaaattaaataatattttcatagcTCAATGTATGCTCGAACTCAAATAATGGATACATAATCTAATCAAGATATTagtacaaaatatttatttagtattaatatatataacccaaaatattagaatttgtATGATCACAAACCGTAAAAATCATAACCGAAATTTAATGAAATGATATAGATAATGCAGATATTTCAATGTAGTTTATATTTTTTGGTGGGGCTTTtatattcaaattgaattttagaacgaaaaattaaaagacttgaattcataatttttttaaaaaaaataagtttgtaagaatatatatatatatatatatattgatgaaGACATATTGAATTTAACAAATTTCCTAATATTGAAGAAATTCTATAGTTTGAGCATTCTAATTTTATGTAATTTTCACTTAATCTCCAATGATCTGTATATGTACATAATGCGTTAcaatatatgttattatttttttaaaaaaatttaaatttcgtaaaatacaaaattaatggaattttataaaatcatgtatattaattattatatgaaatgatattggtttatttatttaattttttttgaaatatattgatttatttatttcgaTAGAAGAATGaatattgaaatataaaattttaattttagaaagtaGATATATATGTTATATGAACCGATCACCTCAATCTTCTCACGTCATAAATACTATATTATACTATATAAAAAGAATCTGCCTATTAAATAAAAGAGGCGACCAACCAAACAGTCAAACCGTATGCCTATCATGCATATTGGTTTTCTACAAGATATATGCTTATCATGTTGGTTTTACAGTTAGAAAAAAAAACTTCTCAGAAAAATAACAAATGGGTTGTTACGTATGTTGCATTCACATGTAGTCGAGAAGATTACAGAAGTAGTAATGCAAATACTAAACTGAATCCCCAACCAATTAACAGTCAAACCGGTTGTAAAGCTAAGTTGTCAGCTTGTTCAGATGCTGCTGGAGTATGGAAAATTACCATCGTACATCTCGAGCACAATCACCAAACTAGTCCATCCAAATCCAGAGCATTTCGATGTTATTGTCAGTTAAATGCTCACGTGAAATGACAACTAGAGGTGAATGATATAGCAGATATTTCTTTTCATAAAAGTTTTAACTCGTTGTTGTTGAAGAAGGTGGATATGAGAAGACGacttttattgaaaaatattttcgaaattatattgataagGTCAGAAAATTAAGACTTGGAGAGGGAGATGCAGCTTCTATTCAAACTTATTTCTCCAAAATGCAGTCACTTTGTCCAGGTTTTTTCTTTAGTTTGGATTTAGATTATGAGGGCCGATTAAAGAATGTATTTTGAGCAGATAATATAAGTAGACAAGCTTATAAGGAATTTGGGGATGTAGTGACTTTTGATACAACGTACTTAACTAATAAGTACGACATGTCATTTGTTCCTTTCATCGGTATAAATCATCATGGACAATCGACACTACTTGGGTGTGGTCTACTTTCTAACGAGGATACAGAGACATTTGTATGGTTGTTTAGGACATGGCTAGAATGCATGGAATTTTGGACTCTTCATGGAATAATCACTAACCAGGACAGGGCAATGCAGAAGGCCATAGAAACAGTATTTCCTAACACAAAACATAGGTGGTGTTTGttgcatatacttaagaaattACCTGAAAAATTTGGATATAATTGTCAAAAGGCTTCCATACCCTCTTCTGTACACGAATTAGTGTATGAATCACAAACTGCAAATGAGTTCGAACATGGTTGGTTTTCTATGCTTCAAATGTATgtattaatgaaaaataatgattgGGTGACCGGGCTTTTTAGGGAGAGAAGTCGTTGGGTTCCATGTTTTCTCAAAACTTCATTTTGGGCAGGAATACAACTTAACGGAGTGAGGGTATAAATGCTTTTTTTAATGGATATGTGCATTCAAAAACATCTTTAAAGCAATTTGTGGTGCAATATGAGCGAGCTCTGAGGAGTAAAGTTGAAAAAGAGTTTCAAGcagattttaaatttttctctcaGATGGTCCCTTGCATTACTTGATTCGATATGGAGAGGCAATTTCAAAATGCTTATAcaattgtaaaatttaaataatttcaacaatAATTGACAGGAAAGATGTATTGTGAGATTGAATCCACTGAGGAGGGGTCTTTTGGTACGAAATATGTGGTCACAGAAGATTTTACAGTGCATGAGAGAATTAAGGAAAAAAGTTTGAAATTGTGTTTAAGAGAGATAAATGCACATTTTCTTGTAGCTGTCACCTATTTGAGTTTAGGGGAATAATATGTAGGCATGTTATTATAGTTTTGATCCGTAATAAGTTGTCGGTGGTTCCTGAGCAATATATACTGCGACGCTGGAGGAAGAATGTGAGTACGTAGATTGTATATGAGGGTGAAGATCAATTATAATGGATGGATAGCTACTCCTGATCAGTTAAATTATGAAAAGTTGTGTGAAGCATTTACAATTAAATGTTGCAAATTTGATTGCAGATAATAAAGATGAAACTCAAAAGCTACTCGGGTGGATTGAAAGTAAAGTAAGTGATCTTGCTATATCAAAGTTGCGATCAGGCTATGACCATAATTTGGTATCATCATTAAGCAAGTACAGTCTGATCATGTTGATGATGCAACTCAAGCTTCTACTTGCAAAGTTCTTGGTCCAAAGTACACTAAAACAAAAGGAGCCCCTAAAAAGCTTTGAAAAAAAGGTCCATTAGAGAAGTGTTCTAAGAAATCGAAGGTACAATATATTCCTAATACTTCTTTATAAAGTATCAATACCtaacattttattaatacaTATGTTGGTTTTGTAGGTATATGTGAAAGTCAGCAAAGGAAAAAACTCTCAAGAAGAAAATATTGAATTCAATAATGTGTTTATTCAACCACTTGATCAAAATTATGTGATGCGCGCCTTCGTTCTCTTTCTCACAACAATTAATGGTATGTTATTATGTTTTTCGTGTTTGATGTTCTAATCATATTTATGTATGTTTCTTACATTTGTATAATAATTAGAGGGTGTTCAACACCATCCATGGAATATCAATTACGAAGCACCTTTAGTATCCAACTACGGAGTTGATGAAGCATCGACAACACTATGCTCGTCAAGACGATGTTCGAATGAAGATGTAGTGATAGAATAGTGCAATGAGTTATGAAGAAAATTATTTGAACACACAACTAGATATACGTCtgcaattttgatttttatatatgttaaaagtcgactctcattttgaaataaatGTGAATTCAAAACCAATTTGATATGTTATAGTTGTTATATTCACGTCATCaaaactatttatttttttatatgcaTTCATTAAGAGATCATAACATTACTcatcaaattaaaattttgaaaaattaaaattttatattttcgaATAACTATCAACTTATAAACCAAGTACAATTAAAGAAGAAAagtttgaagaaaaaaatattaaattaaaattaataatattcaaACGAGATTATTTCCGTTGAATAAatatcaaattaaaataaataaaaataagaatttttttcacaaaataataataaaaaactaaagaaataaataatcatatttttttctctaattgtatttttttaagcaaATAAAACAATTGTAGGTAaggaaataaaattttcaataattttagggtagttttataatttaattatcgCATGTAAACCAATGTGTAAGACTATGTGTACACGTAGCATTGTCCTTTTTCTAATAATTAATCCATAAATGTAGAAAAACACCGAAATATATATGAATTATATGAAATTTTTaagattaaattaattttttttaaattttaaattttatttattcgtgaaaaaatttatgaaaattttaaattgtaaatattataattaactaGAAACATGCAAGTTTAATTGCATTTGAGGTGTTGGGGTGaatgaaaattttataatataaggAAAGTGATATGTAATTATGGAGGATTTTATCAAGTAATATATGAAATGGTTAGGTTAGGTGGAGTGCTACGGGCCATTTATTGATCTTTTCAGGTTAACCATTAATTCATATATCAAATACGCTCATTTTTTTAAGTTGTAGACTTGTAGTAGCCTAGTAGGCTGGTagcatatatataaaaaataaaaaaaacaagctAGTGATATGCTCCACTCATCTCATTTATTTAGatttatgtgtgtttttacatatatatatatattaagagaAATTATTGGAAAAAACAAACTTTAATAgagaaaaatatcattttactcttatttaataactgctttaatatatattataaaaacttTTTGGAAGAAACTAATCTATTTAATGAACACAGGCAAATTGGTAAAAGACtaatagaaaaaatatataatactaTATACAGTATATTTACATATTATTCCCAACGTATTATTATTATcccaataaaatattattcattgcaaaaataaaataaataaaataaacttattaattatttaaaggaAAGACTGTAGTTGCTTGCAAATTAGAAGCAATAACGAAACTAGCTACTCCATTTTGATATAATAAAACAGTGTCAAAATGTTATAATATCTATAGAAGCAATTGTTGACCAATATTATTAGTAATGAagctaattaaatatttttttaaaataataaatcagTGTCAAAGTATTATATTTCTATTATAATATCTATAGAAGCAATTACTACGATTATTAAAAACCTCCTGTGGCTAAACTAGcaacgtttttttaaaaaaaccgtggctataTTAACCACGCTTTTTTAAAAAACGTAGTTAGAGTTTAAccacgattttttaaaaaacgtgGTTCAACTTACCTACGGTTTTTATAAAAAACGTGGGtaaatttaaccacggtttttttttaaaaaaaacttggtTAGATTTAACAACGATTTGTACAAAACCGTGGCTAAcatagccacggttttttatAAAAACGTGGTTAGATTTAACCACGATTTgtaaaaaaccgtggctaacctagccacggttttttaaaaaatcgtggttaatttttaaccacggttttaaaacGTGGATGAACTTAACCACGGTGCTTTTAGACACGGTTTGAAAAAGCGTGGCGAAAAGCGTGGCTATTttttttagccacggtttttgcCGTGgctaaaatgataaaatttttgtagtGTATTGACCATAATAAATCGGAagaattacattttttttttcatgttatGTGCATTTTTTCACTTTTGGTTTTGTTATTCGTGAATTTGTATTTTCAGCCATGAAACttgcatgttttttttatttttgatcatGTTACGATGAATTTTCAGTTGTAGTCCTGTAACTTGTAtactttttcatttttggtcatTTAAATTGTatgttattttcattttttttatctcaTTCTATTGTGTTTTTTCGGTCATTAAAAAATGATCGAAAATGAAAGTAAATGCATGCTAGGTTAAaggacaaaaaataaaaaataatatacaagttACAggacaacaaataaaaattcacAATAACagaaccaaaaatgaaaaaaacaaGCAAGTTATATGACTGAAAATACAAATTTACATTTAACAGGACTACAAATGGAAAAAATGcaaataataagaaaaaaaatgtaattctcccttatctatactattatataaaagttgagATCCATTTAAAAACTGTTTTAGTCCATTTGATGATACCAATACAAATTTACAATTTTAACCCTCAAACATACATTATACTTTATATAGATTATTGGGTAAAATGGTAAAAACTCACGGTAATATTTCTCAATCCCATCATTAAAAACCACCCACTATCTATATGTTGCTAAAATTAAAGATACATTTCAGTTAAGGAATTTCATTGCAATTTTGTTTAATATCAACATATTAtttgtaaattattaaaatttcatatttattataattttaactagatattaaattatttacgtACACGCAGAGCGTGTACATCGGTTGCTAGTAAATATTACGCTAGAGCTTGCGGTTAGCTAGCTATTAGTTATTATTTTAAGTACTTCAAATTAGCTATGAAGTATAAACTAATCAATTAGCTAGTCAAacaatttcttttatttatttattccccAAAATATAACATCTTTTTTAACACAAAAGTTTTTATGAAACGGTCTAACATGTCAATTTTGTAACACAAATATCCTATTTTGAGTTATCCgaaaaaaattctaatttttatattaaaaatattactttttattttaactATAAGCAAGGTTGGCCCATCGTTTCACATGCATAAACCTATTCCTTTTCTAATGAAACCCATATATAATTACATGACCCACTAGTACATGTGatgtttgtatatatatatccttGATCATCCAAAGATAGACTCACATATCTTCTAAATTATATATCCAATTGAATATTGAAAACAAACTATGGAGAAGCAAGTCGTCCATGATATTTACTACAAACATGGCAACCAAGAAGATGATGAAACATTTGTTGGGTGCCTGGTTGCATGTGGATCCCACGTCCTCCGATTGGTTTTGAACACTTCCATTCAACTCGACCTATTCGAGATCATCGACAAGTCCGATGATGGGGCCCACATCTCGACTTCTGAGATCGCTTCTCAGCTTCAAACGCGTAACGTTGAGGGAGCAGCCCGAGTGCTTGACTCTATGCTTCGGGTGCTGGTCACTCATTCTTTCCTTACTTTTTCCACAAGTACTGATCATGGTTCCACAACTGAATTGCGTTATGGGATTGCACCAAAAGGAAAGTTCTTAGTTCCAAATGAGAGAGGGGTATCGTTGGCAAAATTTTATGCCCTAACGGCCGAACAAGAACGTAGCTACCCGTTGTACGTATTAGTTTTGACTAGTGTTTGCAAGAGCTTCTATGTGTGTGCGCGTGCGCTCtcgctatatatatatatattttgatagtTTTGATCCCTTCCTAAGGTAACTTTGGGGATCTTAGCTGGCTGCTCAACATACgggttcttttttctttttgaaaaaaaaatagatgtTCATGTGATCgcatctaaaaaaataaaaaaaatttgcaagtTGGGTGTCGGCAGCTGACCCTCAACTtgcaagttttttttattttttaaaataaatgcatatatTCATACGAATATccgaaatttttttcaaaaaaaaaataaaatgaaaatgaaacaCTGGATGTTGGGGGCGCTAGATAGGATGCGGGGATCAAAACAATATATTGCATTCCATATTGTAAATGACAAAttagatttatttttaatttcagcATTGCATTAAAAGATGCGGTTCTTGAAGGTggaaatttatttgaaaatgcCGAGAATCATTACGAAGACATAGGATCAAACCCTGATTCAAAGAAAATATTCCACGACGCACTGGGAAGTCTATCTACTCTATCTTTGCAACAAATTGTTACAGTATACAATGGTTTCGAGGGATTGCGCACGTTAGTGGATGTTGGTGGTGGTAACGGTGCGACTCTTGGAATTATTATTTCTAAGTACTCTTCGATTCGTGGCATTAACTTCGATTCACCAGAGGTCATACGAACTGCCCCAACCTATGAAGGTATGTAAGCTTTTAAAAAAGATTTTTCATGTTTATAAAGAAAATTCCATACATTAATAATGCCCATTGAATCATTGTGTATGTGATACAGGAGTGGAACACATTAGCGGTGATATGTTCGTCCAAGTGCCCAAGGGAGATGCAATTATTTTGAAGGtgcaatatttatttaattaattatacgtTATTTAATTTAGTTGATGCATGGACAACGTAATTAGGGTTAAATCTATGCTAAttaataaagtcaattaagacaCCACCATGATCATATTGGAAACAGGAGATATGATCAATATTTTTtcgaaatatataattgaaaGTTCGACTAAAACTTTGAATTTACCAATAATATGACCAAAACTAGAAAATATGTAaattacaggaccaaaaattTTGTTTTCACTTTAATTTATGCATCCAGGCAGTGCTGCACAATTGGGGTTCTAAAAAATGTGTGAAACTTCTTAAAAATTGCTACGAAGCATTGCCAAAGAAAGGAAAGGTGATAGTGCTGGAACACATTCTTCAtgaaatcccgggaactgatgtaTATTCACAACAAGGTTCTCTCTGGAACATCGTCATGTTATCGATGAACGGAAAAGAAAGAACTAAGGGCGAGTATGAGGCCTTGGCGATGGAAGCTGGATTTGCAGAGTTTAAGGTTCTCTGTCGTGCCTATGGAGTATATGTTATGGAACTTGTTAAATTCTAACGCAGTATTTGGGAGAGTTTCTAGAAAGCACTTGTCAGTTTttctttttcataaaatttcaaaattttgtgaatgaaaagCTGAAAAGTGCTTCCTATAGAAGCCCTTCCCAAACACTACGTACGTACCTAAGTACATCGATATGTGAGAATGCACGTTATATATATGTGCGTGTGTGCATGGGATAAcatacatgatatatattaaataatcaaaataaGCCAAGTGATCTTAATAATTAGTGCACACGCCACACAtacgataaaaaataaaattaattaacatgcatttatatataatagATGTTTGTTACATTATTAATcttgattttctgttattccTTCTTTTCATGTAAACCATTTATATAGTTTTCGGATGTGTTCATCGATCGATCGTTTGCACGACTACATGTGAATATATATAATGGAAAACTATAATATTATCAGTCGTGTATATTTATCTTCGTATGATTTTGGTCTTCTACCGtgtaaaaattttagttttgttttCTTACATGATGCTATTGTGGCACTTGCGAGACGTTTACGTGACGCTGATGGGTTAATGAGATCCTATTATTTCTACCCTAGACGTTGTACATAAATCATTTATCCAAGGTTTTATATCTCAACACATatgaataattaatattataatgcTGATATGATAAATCATAGATTGTTAGATCTCCTATTAGAATAATACCCTTAAGGTAGGTTGAAGTAAACCACGCTGATGTTTGTATTGTCATTGTTGATGTGTCACATGCATCAGTACTTTAAAGGACCATAATTAATGTTGTTTTCATGTTATATTATGTTGTTTCAagatttattaatttttctcTTGCTATCACGTTTGGGGATGTATTCAATGAGGGAGATTTAATGACATTTAATTACTTTTgggaattttaaaagtttagttGTATTCAATCATGACTTTTATATACTCTATAGAAATCTAGTAGTATTAAAAATAGAAAGTTTTTGCAGTGTTTTAAGAGTCAAATGGTATTCAAccttgacttttaaaaactctacaAAAGTCTAGTGTTATTCAAAATGACAATGGACTTTTAATAACTCCAATAAATTTATTGACATACAAACATTAATGCTTAAGGTACAactataatttttcaaaaatgtctTTGGTATAAGTACCCAAAGATTTGgatagatttttaaaatttataacccACATAAATTCGCTCTTTCTCCTCTCTCTCCTCTGTATCTCACTTTCTTCCATCTTTAAAATGtatctctctatatatatgttTAACTATCTTTTTTCATCTTCGTGcatttttcattcttttctaaaATTCTTCGATAGtttgaaatcaaaataaaaaatatttcatttgaaaatttagaattttttaatagaaatattttttaaatgaaatatttagctcatgataaataatttatttcttttgttgtttaaaaatataaattttataatatttatttatgaaattaatttttttttttgacaaaactTGTAATCTTTATTGATGAGTAGAACTGTCACTAATTATAAGTCGGTGCAACCACAACGAAAAATTCCCAAACACCCAACAAAAAGGTGCAGGAGAAGAAATAACAAATTTTGTCAAGGAATGAGCCACTTCATTGACCGATCTCCTTGCATGAGAAAAAGAAACAGTAGTAAAATCAAAAGCTAATGATCTTATCTCTAAAGCACAAGAACGAACATAACTCAAATCACTTAGTGGCTCCGTGAATGTATGCACTGCCAAAAATGAATCAGAGAAAACACAAACAATTCACCCAGGACTATGGAATCTGGCTTTGTGACTGCTTTACCAAAGGATACCACCACCTGTCCATCTGGTTACGAATCACACCCCCAAGGCCACATCTTAGTCGCCTCGTTGAAGCTAGCATCCACATCAAGCTGGTGCCAGCCCTCAGCCGGTCTCTGCCACAAATTTGGTGAAGATATCTCATCAAAGACACAAGGATTAGCTAGATCGCTCATGGTTTTCCGATATTCATCCGGCAGAGAGGATACGCTAGGATAAGGAATGCTCGACTTTTGGTTTCCATTTTCATGAACCGCTTTACACCTTGCACCCCAATACTGACCATGCATGGCATACGAAATCCTCAAGTTCGACCCTCTCTAAATGGGCCGCCATCCACAATTAAACTTATCTCTTGAATATCCtgctaggggtgcaaacgaactgaacctgttcgtgagctttacgagcccgctcgataaatatttgattcgtattcgagcttatcgaactcgagctgaattcgaacatgtttgaactttttttcgagccgagctcgagccgaaattattctattcgatagttcgcgaatagttcacgagccttaatatttaattaatataatataattatataataaatgtatatacatttcgaactttttagaatatttcgagcttttcgaaccataatatccgaatagttcacgaataggttcgaatatttcgagccgaactcgaactcgaacttcatttcaaaccgagctcgagccaaaatatttgaaattatcgaacttcgaatcgagctcgaactcgaatataatCTTATCGAGCcaaattcgagccttaaaattttaccattattcggctcgattcggttcgtttgcacccctaatcCTGACTCCCAATCCCCTTTAGACTCCTCCATACCCGGCCCATTTTCTTTCCAGAACTTCCTCACCTTGGGACAATAAATGAGCGCATGACATGTTGTATTTGCATGAGTGTGCATAGGAGGCACCATCCTGAGATGGGCACATGATGGTTTCCCAGGTTTATCATAGTAGGAATGATGTTATTAAAGACTCGCCACCAGAAAACGCGAATTTTTGGGGGGATGGCCAAAGACCTAAGAAGACTCCACCAGTTTTTCATTACCGTGGATTCCGAAAGAATTTTCATGCAGATTATGAAGCCCAATGCCAACTCTATACCCATTATTTACCGAATATTGGCCTTTTACTTCAAACTTTCAAAATCTCTTAGGCTATATAGCTCGGGCAGACATTTTAGATAGtgtttgaattccactgatgatTATTAATCCATGAGCTCATATGCGCCCCATTTTCCACTCATACCCCATGGTCATACAATTTTGATCGCAATGAAGGGATCCATTTATCCCGCAAAATGTTCACTCCATGCCCAtctccaattctccaatataaACCCGCATCCAGCACATCTCGGCTCCAACATATCGATCGCCAGATATAAGATGGGTTGTTTCCAACTGGAGCCTGCATGATATCAGTGTGCTTAAAATACCGAGCCTTCAAGACCCTTGCCACCAAAGATTTTGGGTTTTGAATAATACTCCACACTTGTTTGGCCAGTAAAGATTTATTGAAAATCTCGAGTTTTCTGAACACCATACCACCATGACATTTAGGTCGACAGAAGAAGTCCCATGTAGTCCAATGCATTCTCTTTCTCCTATTCTCCATACCTCACCAGAAGTTAGCACATTCCCTTTCAATGGAGGCATAGTTTGCCTTAGGATCCTAAAACACGACATCGCATAAGTGGGCATGGCTTGCAAAACAGATTTG
Proteins encoded:
- the LOC140878618 gene encoding caffeic acid 3-O-methyltransferase-like, giving the protein MEKQVVHDIYYKHGNQEDDETFVGCLVACGSHVLRLVLNTSIQLDLFEIIDKSDDGAHISTSEIASQLQTRNVEGAARVLDSMLRVLVTHSFLTFSTSTDHGSTTELRYGIAPKGKFLVPNERGVSLAKFYALTAEQERSYPFIALKDAVLEGGNLFENAENHYEDIGSNPDSKKIFHDALGSLSTLSLQQIVTVYNGFEGLRTLVDVGGGNGATLGIIISKYSSIRGINFDSPEVIRTAPTYEGVEHISGDMFVQVPKGDAIILKAVLHNWGSKKCVKLLKNCYEALPKKGKVIVLEHILHEIPGTDVYSQQGSLWNIVMLSMNGKERTKGEYEALAMEAGFAEFKVLCRAYGVYVMELVKF